A part of Aspergillus flavus chromosome 5, complete sequence genomic DNA contains:
- a CDS encoding putative rRNA processing protein translates to MPKRSKLLQALDDHRGRDYEAEKQKKLVKAAEKRKAAKKAAAGEDGVQVKDKAEDLKSKKREAEEEVEEEGSSDEEEEEEKEETSDKEEEEDDNDEEEEEEEEEEEEDIPLSDLTDDEREDVVPHQRLTINNSAAINASLKRISFITPKTPFSEHNSLVSQEPIDVPDPNDDLARELAFYKVCQAAASTARGLLKKEGIPFTRPGDYFAEMVKTDEHMGKIKKKLYDEAAGKKAAAEARKQRDLKKFGKQVQVAKLQQRAKEKRETLEKINDLKKKRKANPSGPTDNDNDMFDIAIDNSESKGRKRGREDGGGPNLKRQKKNEKYGFGGKKRHAKSGDAMSSGDLRSFSVKKMKGGAKRPGKSKRAAAKGRM, encoded by the exons ATGCCTAAGCGGAGTAAATTGCTTCAGGCCCTGGATGACCACCGCGGTCGCGATTATGAGGctgagaagcagaagaagctaGTTAAGgcggcggagaagaggaaggctGCTAAgaaggctgctgctggggaGGATGGTGTTCAGGTCAAGGATAAG GCCGAAGACCTGAAGTCTAAGAAGCGCGAAGCTGAGGAAgaggtcgaggaggaaggatcaagcgacgaggaggaggaagaggaaaaggaagagaccTCCgataaggaagaagaagaagatgacaatgacgaggaggaagaggaggaagaggaagaagaggaagaagacatccCGCTCTCTGATCTCACGGACGACGAAAGAGAAGACGTCGTACCACACCAACGTCTCACGATCAACAACTCCGCCGCCATCAACGCCTCCCTCAAGcgcatctccttcatcacaCCTAAGACCCCATTCTCCGAGCACAACTCGCTAGTCTCGCAAGAGCCGATCGACGTCCCCGACCCCAACGACGACTTGGCTCGCGAGCTGGCTTTCTACAAGGTTTGCCAGGCGGCTGCGTCAACGGCTCGTGGACTACTCAAGAAGGAGGGTATCCCGTTCACTCGGCCTGGAGATTACTTTGCTGAGATGGTTAAGACGGATGAGCACATGGgcaagatcaagaagaagctgtATGATGAGGCGGCGGGCAAGAAGGCAGCTGCGGAGGCTCGCAAGCAGCGTGATCTGAAGAAGTTCGGAAAGCAGGTCCAGGTTGCGAAGTTGCAGCAGCGTGCGAAGGAGAAGCGTGAGactttggagaagatcaatgaTCTGAAGAAGA AGCGCAAGGCCAACCCCTCCGGCCCTACAGATAATGACAACGATATGTTCGACATCGCCATCGATAACTCCGAGTCCAAGGGCCGCAAGCGTGGCCGTGAGGATGGTGGCGGTCCCAACCTGAAGCgtcagaagaagaacgagaagTACGGCTTCGGCGGCAAGAAGCGCCACGCCAAGAGCGGTGATGCTATGTCTAGCGGAGACCTGCGCAGTTTCTcagtgaagaagatgaagggAGGTGCTAAGAGGCCGGGCAAGAGCAAGAGAGCTGCCGCCA